In Vicingus serpentipes, the DNA window GTTGGTTCTAGTGGGTTATCTATACAATATGCTATAATGATGGGATTAATAGACCATGCCCAAGAAAATCATAAAGGAAAATCAATAAAATTTGTTGTGCCTCCAAACTGCTATGGTGGTACAAATGACCAAGCAAGAAGAGTAGCTGCCTGTATTAGTAATGTTGAAGTGGTAGATTTACCAGTAGATGGTGACCATAACATGGTAGAAAGCATTGAAATTGTTTTAGCAAAAATTGCCAACGAAGATGCTATCCCCTACATCATCGCTGAAATACCAACTAACCCTAGAGTTGAAGTTCCTGACCTAAATAAATTAAGAGATGTACTTAGTAAAACTCGTGTAACTGCAAGTGGTGAAACTGCTATTGATCCAGTTTTTATTTTAGATCAAACATTTTGCCCTAATGTTCACTTTTTAGGAGAAGATGATATACTTTCTTCAGTAAGAACTATTTCTTACGCAAGTGGTTCTAAATTTCCGAGTGGCGGAATGTGCACAGCAGGCTATTGTGTTGGAAATAAAAAAACAGAAGATTTGATGGAAAAAATAGAGTTACATCTAAATCTTTGCGATAATGAGGCTACTAATCTTCAATATGAAATATTGGCTAACCAATTGCCATCTATGAATAAACGAATACATGATGCTTATAAAAATACTCGTGAATTTGTAAACTTTATTAAGAAAACTTTACCAACGGCTAAAATTAATTTTGTTTCAGAAGAATTAGCAGAACAAGGATTTACTCCATCAGTATTTTCATTAGACCTTCCTACAAAGGGTAGTACCGATGAAGCAAGAGAAACCTATAAAAGAGAGTTAAATTTAAAATTAATCAACTTAATGATTACCCAAATACCTAATGAAAGTAAGTATTGTGTAAGTTATGGGCAACTTAAAGGGTGTTATTGGACAATTCCAGCAACTTCTACTCAAGGAACAACTAAAGAAGGTGATAAAGACTATATTGCACGTGTAGCTCTTTCTTCTAATATGGATTTAGATATGCACAAAAAAGTATTTTCTGATTTTGTTGAAAGTATTTAAACTATAATCGTCAATTCTTTAACAATCGATGATTAAACCATCATAAGCTATCTCAATAAATTCGGGTAATTCTTGATTAACCAATTCATGCTTACCAAGTAAATGACTAATATGAGTTAAATAAGCCTTTTTAGGATTTAATTCTTTTAACAATTCAATAGCTTCATCAAGCGTAAAATGAGAAATGTGAGGTTCTTTTCGCAACGCATTTATTACAATAATTTCCGAACCTTTTATCTTTTCTTTTTCACTCTCTTCTATCCTATTAGCATCGGTAATGTATGTAAAGTTGTTTATACGAAATGCTTTTACTGGCATTTTATAATGCCAAACATCAATTGGAATAAATTCAACATTTCCAATTCTAAAAGATTCAGAACCGATAGTTTTTAACTCCAACAAAGGCACTCCTGGATATTTTTTATCTGCAAAAGCATAAAAAAATTCTCTTTTTAATCCCTCTTGAACTTCATCAGTTGCATAGATTGGCATATCCTTTTTTTGCTTAAAATTAAATGCCCTAACATCATCCAAACCTGCAATATGATCTTTGTGCTCATGAGTAAAAACTACCGCATCTAATTGCTGAACATTTTCACGAAGCATTTGCTGTCTAAAATCTGGTCCAGTATCAATAACAATCGTTTGATTTTTTTCTTCGATTAAAATAGAACTTCTTAATCGTTTATCTTTTTCGTTTTCAGAAAGGCACACATCACAGTCACAAGCAATAACTGGTACTCCTTGTGATGTTCCTGTTCCTAAAAACGTAACTTTCATCATTTAAGCATTTATGGAAAATAATTCCTTTATTACATTCAATGTTATATCCAACTCTTCTTTTGTATTGAATTTACTGAACGAAAAACGAACAGCTGGTTTGGTCATATCTGCGTTAATTCCTCTTAATACGTGAGAACCAATATTACTTCCAGAAGAACAAGCACTACCTCCAGAAACACAAATTCCTTCTATATCAAAATTATATAAAAGCATTTCATCCATTTCGCTATTCGGAAAAGTTACATTTAAAACAGTGTATAAACTCTCTCCTTTTGGATCTCCATTAAATGAAATTCCTGGAACTTGCTTTTCTAGTTGTTCTATCATATAGGTTTTTAGACCTTGTATATGATTTTGATGTTCCTCTATGTTTTCATTTGCTATTTCCATTGCCTTAGTTAAACCCACAATACCATAAATATTTTCAGTTCCAGCGCGCATATTTCTTTCCTGGGCTCCTCCTGTTATTATTGGTTTTATTTGTACATCTTGGTTTATAAATAAAAACCCAACTCCTTTAGGCCCATGAAATTTATGCGCAGAGCAAGTTAAAAAATCTACACCCAACTCTCTTACATCAAATTTATAATGACACATTGTTTGTACTGTGTCAGAATGAAAATAGGCTCCATATTTTTTGCACAGAGCATTTACTTTTTCAAGCGATATTTTATTTCCTATTTCATTGTTAGCATGCATCAATGAAACCAATGTTTTCTTGTCTTTATTATCGGCTAAAAGTTCTTCTAAATAAACTAAATCAACATGACCTTTTGCATCATGCTTAACCAAACTTAATTTAACAGTTTCTCCACTGCCTAGATGTTCAGCAGTATCAATTACTGCATGGTGCTCTAATGGTGAAGTAATGATATGGTTAACACCCAAATCGTTAACAGCACTTCTTAAAACCATATTATCTGCCTCGGTACCTCCAGCTGTAAAAAATATTTCTGAGGGCGCAGCATTTATAAATGATGCTACTTTTTTCCTCGCTTGCTCAATAATAACTCTACTCTCTCTTCCTAAAGAGTGAATTGAAGATGGATTCCCATAATTATTTTCTAAAATTGGAAGCATTGCTTGTACAACTTGAGGATCGATAGGAGTAGTTGCTGCGTTATCTAAATATATTTTCATTCTTTTTTAATTGCTTATTTCTATTTGCAAAAAAAGTCTTTTAATCTTAATAAAAGAGCTCTTTTTTAAACCTAAGTTGGATTTCAAAAATTAAATTATCGCTTTAATATCAGCTATAATTTTATTTGCTAAAGCATCTGCTGATTCCATCGAATTACTTTCAGAATAAATTCTAATAATAGGCTCTGTGTTTGATTTTCGTAAATGAACCCATTCGCTGGCAAAATCTATTTTTACCCCGTCAATTGTATTTACTTGTTCGTTCTTGTACTTCTCTTCCATTTTAACCAAAATATCATCAACATTAATTTCTGGTGTTAATTCAATTTTGTTTTTAGAAATAAAATAGTTTGGGTAAGAATTTCTTAATTCCGAACAAGTCATGTTTGATTTTGCTAAGTGTGTTAGAAATAAAGCAATTCCAACTAAAGCATCTCTTCCATAATGTAATTCAGGATAAATAATCCCTCCATTTCCTTCTCCTCCAATTACTGCATTTTGGGCTTTCATCATATTTACCACATTTACCTCTCCTACTGCTGATGCATAATAAGTACCTCCGTTTTTCTCCGTTACATCTCTTAATGCTCTTGTAGATGACAAGTTAGATACTGCATTACCTGGTGTGTTTTTCATAATATAATCACCGACAGCTACTAATGTATATTCTTCTCCAAACATATAACCGTTTTCAGATACTATAGCTAGTCGATCAACATCTGGATCAACAACAAATCCTACATCAGCTTTTTGAGCCTTTATTTGTGAAGCAATCTCAGTTAAATTCTCTGGTAATGGTTCTGGATTATGAGGAAATTGACCATTTGGTTCGCAAAAAATTTCTAAAACATTATCAACACCCAATGCTTTTAATAAAGCTGGTAAAAAGATTCCTCCTGTAGAGTTTACACAATCAATTGCTACTTTAAAGTTTTTACTTTTAATTGCATCAACATCTACTAAAGGCAAGTCTAAAACTGCTTGAATGTGTTTTTGTAAATAGGTATCATCTTTTATGTAAGTTCCTAAATCATCAACATCAGCATAGCTAAATGCACTTTGCTCTGCCATTGTTAGAACTTCTTCACCATCTTCACCTGAAATAAATTCGCCTTTTTCATTTAAAAGTTTTAGGGCATTCCATTGCTTTGGATTATGACTAGCCGTTAGAATAATACCTCCATTAGCATTTTCCATTGATACAGCAACTTCAACAGTTGGTGTTGTTGAAAAATCTAAATCAACAACATCAATTCCTAATCCTTGTAAAGTTCCTACAACTAAATGCTGAACCATTTCTCCAGAAATACGAGCATCTCTACCAATCACAATCTTGGTTTTACCGTTTTTGTTTCTTTGCTTTATCCATGAACCAAAAGCAGAAGTAAACTTAACTATATCCAAAGGAGTTAAACCTTCATTTGGATTACCTCCAATTGTTCCTCTTATACCTGAAATTGATTTTATTAATGTCATTGATTTGATATTTTTTTAAGAATTCAAATTTAGTTGAAATTAACCCAATTTACAATACAAAAGCTCAGTTTAGTAAGTGATTTAATTGTTAAATAAATGTTGAAAATAATTCTTAAAAAAAAAATGTGGTACAACTAAAGGGTTAACTTTGTATAAGTAGAGATGGAAGAAGATTTTGACCCATATTTTGATGACAATGATGATGTAGAATTGTCTAGTCGTTTTGAGCGTATGCTCGAAAAGAACGACCATTACTTTTTTGATGTTGAAGAATTTGAAAATCTGATTGATTATTATTTGGATCAAAACGATACTAAAAAGGCAAAACAAGTAATTGACTTCTCATTAACTCAACACCCGTCTTCTTCAGCTTTAAAGCTTAAACAGGCTCAGTTTTATACTGAGACACACCAACCTAATAAAGCATTAGAAATTTTAAATGCTGCAGAAAATTTAGAACCTTATAATTCTGAAATTTATTTAACAAAGGCAAATATTTTTAGTCAGATTCGTCAACATAATAAAGCTATAGAAAACTACTTTAAAGCAGTTAAGTTAATTGATGATAAAAACGAAAAAGCAAATATTTATATTAACATCGCTTTTGAATACGAAAATTTAAATCAGTTTAATAAAGCTATTAACATTTTAAAA includes these proteins:
- a CDS encoding PLP-dependent aminotransferase family protein, producing the protein MEASKLLNFIKDVLKNMPTGWLSITTHRLDIYEEKLAKTQFLEQLENLFKTNNSEPSALNELPTAYDYIRLGHPLSCLLEWGIANLNNLKADNVISFSSKTTPILAILRKNLLTNKSTQILYTGTLPVFFDADLVKRVYGYNFELKQVDNPSSISEFNGTTVFISKQEDIHNFKLTPNVDFFINVNDNLGSILVVNGEKNEAYISEIQHVRRRETIAMTPANCLEALRILTNQTAFDNKKSNVETNKVSVLNSIHEITNAATKALVGSSGLSIQYAIMMGLIDHAQENHKGKSIKFVVPPNCYGGTNDQARRVAACISNVEVVDLPVDGDHNMVESIEIVLAKIANEDAIPYIIAEIPTNPRVEVPDLNKLRDVLSKTRVTASGETAIDPVFILDQTFCPNVHFLGEDDILSSVRTISYASGSKFPSGGMCTAGYCVGNKKTEDLMEKIELHLNLCDNEATNLQYEILANQLPSMNKRIHDAYKNTREFVNFIKKTLPTAKINFVSEELAEQGFTPSVFSLDLPTKGSTDEARETYKRELNLKLINLMITQIPNESKYCVSYGQLKGCYWTIPATSTQGTTKEGDKDYIARVALSSNMDLDMHKKVFSDFVESI
- a CDS encoding MBL fold metallo-hydrolase, giving the protein MKVTFLGTGTSQGVPVIACDCDVCLSENEKDKRLRSSILIEEKNQTIVIDTGPDFRQQMLRENVQQLDAVVFTHEHKDHIAGLDDVRAFNFKQKKDMPIYATDEVQEGLKREFFYAFADKKYPGVPLLELKTIGSESFRIGNVEFIPIDVWHYKMPVKAFRINNFTYITDANRIEESEKEKIKGSEIIVINALRKEPHISHFTLDEAIELLKELNPKKAYLTHISHLLGKHELVNQELPEFIEIAYDGLIIDC
- a CDS encoding cysteine desulfurase family protein, coding for MKIYLDNAATTPIDPQVVQAMLPILENNYGNPSSIHSLGRESRVIIEQARKKVASFINAAPSEIFFTAGGTEADNMVLRSAVNDLGVNHIITSPLEHHAVIDTAEHLGSGETVKLSLVKHDAKGHVDLVYLEELLADNKDKKTLVSLMHANNEIGNKISLEKVNALCKKYGAYFHSDTVQTMCHYKFDVRELGVDFLTCSAHKFHGPKGVGFLFINQDVQIKPIITGGAQERNMRAGTENIYGIVGLTKAMEIANENIEEHQNHIQGLKTYMIEQLEKQVPGISFNGDPKGESLYTVLNVTFPNSEMDEMLLYNFDIEGICVSGGSACSSGSNIGSHVLRGINADMTKPAVRFSFSKFNTKEELDITLNVIKELFSINA
- the glmM gene encoding phosphoglucosamine mutase is translated as MTLIKSISGIRGTIGGNPNEGLTPLDIVKFTSAFGSWIKQRNKNGKTKIVIGRDARISGEMVQHLVVGTLQGLGIDVVDLDFSTTPTVEVAVSMENANGGIILTASHNPKQWNALKLLNEKGEFISGEDGEEVLTMAEQSAFSYADVDDLGTYIKDDTYLQKHIQAVLDLPLVDVDAIKSKNFKVAIDCVNSTGGIFLPALLKALGVDNVLEIFCEPNGQFPHNPEPLPENLTEIASQIKAQKADVGFVVDPDVDRLAIVSENGYMFGEEYTLVAVGDYIMKNTPGNAVSNLSSTRALRDVTEKNGGTYYASAVGEVNVVNMMKAQNAVIGGEGNGGIIYPELHYGRDALVGIALFLTHLAKSNMTCSELRNSYPNYFISKNKIELTPEINVDDILVKMEEKYKNEQVNTIDGVKIDFASEWVHLRKSNTEPIIRIYSESNSMESADALANKIIADIKAII